In the genome of Flaviflexus ciconiae, one region contains:
- the purQ gene encoding phosphoribosylformylglycinamidine synthase subunit PurQ, translated as MKVGVITFPGSLDEGDARRAVKLAGGEAVELWHADSDLKGVDAVIIPGGFSYGDYLRCGAIAALAPVMSSVIDRAKSGMPVLGICNGFQVLCEAGLLPGALVRNDHQKFICREQKLRVENNRTSWTSAFDENAEIVIPLKNGEGSFQAHDSTIEELEGEGRVVFRYLDVNPNGSRNDIAGITNEAGTIVGLMPHPEHAVEAGFGPDGADGIRTGVDGLPIFQSLMGVLR; from the coding sequence GTGAAAGTCGGTGTCATCACCTTCCCCGGGTCGCTTGATGAGGGGGACGCACGCCGGGCCGTGAAGCTTGCTGGCGGCGAAGCAGTCGAACTGTGGCATGCAGATTCCGATCTCAAGGGAGTCGATGCCGTTATCATCCCCGGAGGTTTTTCCTACGGTGACTACCTGCGGTGTGGCGCAATCGCTGCGCTCGCCCCGGTCATGTCGTCCGTGATTGACCGCGCCAAGTCAGGTATGCCGGTCCTGGGTATCTGCAACGGCTTCCAGGTGCTGTGCGAGGCGGGGCTGCTTCCCGGCGCACTCGTGCGTAACGACCACCAGAAATTCATTTGCCGGGAGCAGAAGCTGCGGGTCGAGAACAACCGCACTTCGTGGACCTCAGCATTCGATGAGAATGCCGAGATTGTTATTCCGTTGAAGAACGGCGAGGGCTCTTTCCAGGCGCACGACTCCACGATTGAGGAGCTGGAGGGTGAGGGTCGCGTTGTCTTCCGTTACCTCGATGTGAACCCGAACGGGTCCCGCAATGACATTGCGGGAATCACGAACGAGGCCGGCACCATTGTTGGCCTCATGCCGCACCCGGAACATGCCGTTGAGGCTGGCTTCGGTCCCGACGGAGCTGATGGCATCCGCACCGGCGTTGATGGCCTTCCGATCTTCCAGTCGCTCATGGGGGTTCTGCGATGA
- the purS gene encoding phosphoribosylformylglycinamidine synthase subunit PurS, translating into MGRIIVEVMPKPEILDPQGKAIAGALPHQGLNIFTDVRQGKRFELTVEGDVTEADLEAAKKAAETVLSNPVIEDVVGVYAEEQ; encoded by the coding sequence ACGCATCATTGTAGAAGTCATGCCAAAGCCTGAAATCCTTGATCCGCAAGGAAAGGCTATCGCCGGGGCCCTGCCACACCAGGGTCTTAACATTTTTACCGATGTTCGCCAGGGAAAGCGGTTCGAGTTGACCGTTGAAGGCGACGTCACAGAGGCGGACCTTGAGGCCGCCAAGAAGGCCGCCGAGACGGTCCTGTCCAATCCCGTGATCGAAGACGTTGTCGGCGTATATGCGGAGGAACAGTGA